GCCCCTATTTGGCAAACCCCATATCCTACGGACACTTGCGGCATCTACAGGAATCTTCCCCCTTTCTGGAATTACTATATGCGAAATCTCAGGGTCGTAATGCTTCATTATCCACTGGTTAAGATCTCCGGGCATGCTACTTGCTGCAAGGTCCAGAATGCCACCAGATTCTTTTCCAATGACGACCCCCTTTTGGTCAGGAACCAAGTCCTTGTTCAACTTGAAGAGCCTTGCAGGGGATGCCCTGTTCCTATGACCCTATTGCACATGGGGGAAAAGGAATTAGCAAAGGAAATAATGTTCATCACAGCATAGGCAACTTAGACATCATTGCTGGGCAACTGCTTAGTGAAACTGAGGCAACTATGCAAATACCTCAGTTCCTCCCGTCTTCTGGTGTTTTGGTTTTGGAGGTTGGTCGACGTCTGCACCTTTGACATTTGTATTCCCAGCATCTGCAATTTGGCTCTCGTTACTATTCTCGTTACTAATAATATCATCTCGACGCTTCCCCCGTGCAATAACTGCTTTAGTTCTCTGATGCTTGAACCCAGTTATTGGTGCACTGCTCCGTGGCTGGAAGATGGGAACCACGTAAATCAATAAAAAATGGAAAACAAAATCTGTTATGTACAGAAAGAACATAAAACTTCCTGAGCATGTGCACACCTGTGTTTGATGCTCTTCATCCCCATGAGATGCAAGGTCATCATGACTTGATCCAGCAGGTCCATCCTGTTTTGACTTATGACTTGTCCCAGCCATCTATTTTCTGCTGCATATATAAAGTACAAACAATGAGCATCatcataaaaaacagaaaaatggtTCTAAAAAAACTGTATATCATGCAACAAATTCGTTTGACTAAAATTCTTACTAAACTAAGCAAACAACAATTTACAAAAAGTGGACAATGAAAAGGGTTGTAAACTATCTGATTTTCACTATGTTGCAACATTAATACAAAGGACATACAAAAAACCTAAGTAAAACATGATTACAGGGAGCAAGAAAAAAATGTTACACATCAAGCATCTGGAAAAAAAACATATCGTGACTGCTAGGCAACACATGATGACATTTCAGGCAAATTACTAAGAAAGCTTGAGCAAGCTTGACATTACACAAATGCACTAGGCAAACAGATGATGGCATGTCAGGTTACTGACTCACAAAAAAATTGAGCAAGCCAGGCATTGCACAGATACACTAGACAACAGTTGAGGGCATGTTAGGGTAACTGACTAACAAAACTTGAGCAAGCCAGGCATTGCACAAATACACTAGGCAACAGTTGAGGGCATGTCAGGGCAACTGACTAACACAACTTGAGCAAGTCAGGCATTGCACAAATACACTAGGCAACAGTTGAGGGCATGTCAGGGCAACTGACTAACAAAACTTGAGCAAGCCAGGCATTACACAAATACACTAGGCAACAGTTGAGGGCATGTCAGGGCAACTGACTAACAAAACTTGAGCAAGCCAGGCATTGCACAAATACACTAGGCAACAGTTGAGGGCATGTCAAGGCAACTGACTAACAAAACTCGAGCAAGCCAGGCATTGCACAAATACACTAGGCAATAGTTGAAGGCATGCCAGGCAACTGACTCATAAAACTCCAGCAGAAGCCTGACAACCGAATCACAAAACTTAAGCAAACTGACATATCTGTAAAAACAAACATGAGCGTCGAACCACAGCACACAACCTCATACACACACATTTCAACAACAGGAACCTACAGCATAGGTACATTTGTTGCATGAAAAAAAAGGTGCTAGGCAACTATATGAGCATCCTATGAGCAGTTGTTGCGCAAGTCAGTAGATTAACAACCTATGCACGAGAacatctccctccctctccctccataCGCCACGACATCCTACTGAGCATCACCAAGCCTTGAATGCCCCCCGAATCCTATCTCATCAGTACCCAAACCAAATCTAACGAGTGCTTGATCCGTTCCAAATTAGTTAACCTATGCATAATCTCTTCCTAATCTCTTACAAGGGCAAAGGTACTCAGTGATTTCACCCAAAACTCAGTAGATCTGACAAGCCTACACAAAAATGGAATCGAGATGAACTGACCTGGGATTCTGCCCTCCGCCCAACAGCAAGGCGATTCTGCTCCTCCGCGTGAACCACACGGCGAAGGCGCACGCGTCGTCCCTCCTCGGCCGCGTCTCCGGCGCTGCAGCGCCTTCCGCCTCCGACTGCTGTGTGCTGCGGGTGTAGGCGTATGGCCTCGGTCGCCGCACCGACGCGCAGCTACCCGCTTAACCCCTCCCTTCACGCCGCACACGCTATCCCTTCCTCACTCTGGCGGAAGACGGCCGCCGAATCGTCGCCACGCCGCCGGCTGCTCTGGATTTGGGGGATTGGAAGGAAAGGGGATGCGCTCCCTGCGCTCGGGAGCAGTTTCGAAATGGGAGGAAACGGAAGTGGGGAGGAGAGACGAACTGCAAGGACCCACGACCGCTCTGAGCACCCAACGGGTCTCGATCGCAACGCCACAACCAGGGGACACCTGGCGCACACATCGATAAAAAGCGGATTTCACCTGGGAAGCGCGCGGCCGCGAGATGAGAATCGGACGGCGCGCGAGTGCGTTTGCTCTGTAAGACAAACGAGCCAGCGCCCACTTTTTAGGTTTTAGGTTTTATAATTGATCTGGGTTCTTTGCGAGAAAATACAGAGTATTAGATGGAGTCGGAGTAGAGAGAAAACATTGGACAGCACCCGTACATTGCTGCAGGCTTGCAACTGGATTGTTGTGAGGGCGTTGTGAGCATTTTTCTAGCATCTCCCAATATTATTAAATTCTATGGCGCACATTTTAACACTGTATCTGTCTCAGTGACAGCAGTAGCCAGTACTAGGCTACTAGGAGGAGAACAAGACTGGACACATATAGATATCAGATGCATCACACGATGAACGGACCTCGGCTGATTGTTCCGGAAGGCATTTTTTTTACAAGCAGCCAAAGTTACAGGGGCGTCGGTCAGACATGCGGGCGACCCGAGCCTACATTTCATCGGCTTTATTAAGCTATCGACAGAAATCTTTTCGCAGTTCACACAAAAAAGAGAACCATCGATAGAAATCAACTGCTTGTGACTGAGCTGAAGGTCGTCAGGGCTTTGCGGTGTCGTCGCTCTTGGCAGCCGGAGCCTTCTCAGCGGCAGAGGTGAAGGACACCGGGCGGTGCGGCTGGTCATCCACCACCAAGCTCAGCACCTCAGGCCGAGAGTAGTGGCCCACCACGTCAAAATCAAACTTGGCCCGGACGATCTCTCCCATGTCTGCACAAAAGGGCATTTCATCAGAATCTTCCGAGACGAACTGCGAACCAGGCACAAAAACGTATGCACATGGTCATGGTGGCTGCACAGAGAGCATGTAGTATCTGGTTAGTGTCTTACCAAGGTCGGCTGTGATCAGCGCCTCTCCGTCGTAGTTGGGACCTGCCAGGACTTCGCCTGACGGCGAAATGATAACGCTGCCTCCAGGGCAAACGACGGTGTCTGGGGAAGGCTCTTCTCCTAAACCGGCAAAGGCGTACTCGGACGGCGGAGGGTAGTCCTGTCTGCGGCAGAACTGGTTCGCCGACAGCACAAAGCATCCCCCCTCCATGGCGATGTGTGTCATGGAAGCTTGCCACACTGGCCTTGAATCGGCCGTGGGAGCGCAGTATATCTCAATACCTGCACACAACACAAGATGTGTTTGGAAGAACTCAAAGCAGTGCCGGTGCATATCTTCTACTACATTAACCTATCTGGCTTGTACACAGGGATGTATTTCAAGGTTATCAACTTATCATCTCATGAGGCCATGGCACTTCCAAGAATGCTGGCTCTAGACTTTTTATTGGTAGCATACATGAAAAGCCTTACCTTTACCATACAGTGCTGTCCTCAAGAGTGGCATCTTATTTTCCCAGCAAATAAGGGCTCCAATCTTTCCAAGTGGAGTGTCATAAACAGGAATTGTTGATCCATCTCCAAATCCCCATATTATCCGTTCTAATGCCGTCGGCATGAGCTTGCGGTGCTTACCCAGGTACCGACCTAGAGGGTCAAAGAAGAGCACTGAACAATATAGTGTGTAACCTTCTCTCTCAATCACACCCATTACCAGAAAGACCTTATATTTCCCAGCCATAGCAGCTAAGAGTGTGACCTCTGGACCTGCAGGTTGTTCTGTCAGTAACAAGATACACGGTGCTAGTTGAAACAAACATATGTTGACACTTGAGAGTATGAAATAGCTGAAAAACTTGTTAGCTAAGCTAAAATAAAAAGCAGAGCATAAATGGAATATTAAAACAGTTAATATGtattccctccgttcggaattactcgtccaagaaatgaatgtatctagatgtattttagttgtagatacatccatttttatccatttttgtgacaagtaattccgaacggagggagtaagatgCAGAGTTGCTCGGTGACAATGGCTGAGATTGAAAAAGATGACCAGAAAATTTAGCTGGAGCTGCAGTACCAGGTATGAGGTATCAAATTATCAATGATCTATGGTACACGGTTGTCCATACTTTTTGGGAAATTATATTCATAAACTGCATCAGGAAGACAAACGAACGACCAAATACTAAGACTTTTTTTCTCAACAAACTAACTCGATGTCTAGCTTTCAGGATTTCATCCAACAATTTCTTCCTTCTCCGAACTCCTTGACAGTCTATTAGGAACCACATTTCTGTAGTGCTCAGCGAAGTATGTGAAAAGATATTTGATTTTCCATTTCACAACCAAAGAGTGCCATGAAGAATATGCATTTGCAAAAATCAGTTCTTCCTCTGcccaatactccctccgtcccaaaattcttgtcttagatttatctagatacggatgtatctaaaactaaaatgtgaatagatacatcggtatgtagacaaatctaagacaagaattttgggacggagggagtactaaataggCATGACTCAGTTTTAAAGCAATTATTGATATGCAGATATGCTTCATGCTAAAGATGAAAAAAGCAGATGTCAGCTCTTCTCCAAATTACACATATGTCAGACACAAAAAAGAGACTAAAAACAGGAGCAGTCCAAGGAAAAATATGTTAGGAAGATAACGCCTTAGAAGTTAACAATAGTCGACAATAAGAATATAATAGTTGAAAAGAGAGAGCAGGCATACTCCATTACGGTCTCACGTACCAGGCACGTCTATGGCGGCTGCATAATACTTCTGGAATTCACCCTTTCCCTTGTCTTTTGGATTAGTGATACTAATACTGATCCCAAATCCAAAGGTGGATCCACGAGGATAACCACCAACAAAAGCTTCCGGGAACACCACCAACTGTGAACCATATCCAGCAGCCTCTGCTATTAATCTCTCTGCTTTATCTGCGGTGGAAATAACGATATTACCAAAAGATACACATAACCTATGCTGATAAATAACCATCTGGTCCTCCAAAATGTTAGTACTGACGCGCCGGCGCCGGTCGATCTTTACGGAGGCCAAGCACATGTATCCAGAAAGAACAAACTATGAATTATGTCCCCGTGCCAGGCAATTGCAGAGGTGGTGGGCATGTGACCATGATGTGGCATACTAGAATGAAAACTAGGAAGTGCAGCGGTTTCATCGTTTTATTTGGCTTGGTACAGTCAATCTCTGTTAGGTTTAGGTTTCGCAAAAAAGAAAGCAACATCCTCGCTTCCCTTTAAACTTCCCATAACGCTAGCTAGCTTTATTTGACATCAAAAAGTATAAATACGTGGTCAATAACAAATCATAATGAAGTCTGTAAAGAAGCTATTAATTTGAGTGATGAGTGATGACCCTTGGCTGCCTGCAGGCGACAATACTTTCAGTTGTGTGAATCAACCAGAATGAATATACAAGTCTAGTTTTCGTACGCAGAAAAGCAAGGAAGCACGAACAAGCTTGCCTTCCCTTTGCAGGAGGAAGGCTAAGACAAGGCTTATGCATCAAAATCAATGGATGCAAGAGACATGATCATTAACAGCCGTCTCCACTCTCCACCATTGCATTACTAATTTGCTATGTTTTGCAGCGAGATGGCAACTTTTTCTACCACTATACACGCCCTAAGATGCAAATAAGaagatttgtactccctccatcccataatataagaacgtttttggcactacacgttcttatattatgggccggagggagtatataacaaaCAGGTGGTTCCCATTGACAGAGAACACCAAGTCATCACAGCACCCGCGGATTCTGAAATGAACTGCACCGAGAAAAAGTTTAGACGCCCTCTCCATGATCTCATCTCAGCTGATGGCAAGTAGTAGTATAACTAATCCAACACGCTGGTAATTCTTCCAGAGGCAATCGACCAGCAACAGGGCGGCTAGCGAAAAAATTAAGTGGTTCATTTAACAAGGCAGGGGAAACGGCGCGCGGGTGGTTACCGAGAGTGGCGGGGGTGTCGTAGAAGACGGTGGAGGCCTGCACGACGGTGGCTCGCACGGTGGTGGCGCTCTGGTCGGCGCCGCCGTTCATCTCCACCTCGGCGATCACCGGCGCGCTGCCTGAGCCCGAGGGAACCAGAGCCATCAGTGTGGGCCCGGGAAACTCGCTCGCTCGATCGCGGTACTTCCGGCGCTGAGGCTTACGGACGAACTGGAAGGTTGATGTGGATTGTGGAGGTTGGAAGCAGAGGTGGGCGCTGGAGGGGAAAGCGGGCCGGGGATGGTCAGTCAACTGCTACTGGACAAAGAGAGCGCCAATCAATGCACGGCTCCACGCTGGTGTGAGTGTAACAGTGGATGGTTGTTTAGTACGACGACAAAGCGGAGGGAGCTGAATTCCACAGCGCATGCTTGATGCTTCTAGGCCTCTCTTGCCGTGTCCACATCTTTACTTATTTTCCGAACATTGTCCAGCCGTGTCCTCTCTTTTTCTCAACAGCTGTCTGTCTCGCTGTTTCTGACTttgagagggtgcttggatacaagggactatttttagtctgactaaaaatagtctcttttagaggctaaagttccaagcacccctgactaaagagaggctaggactagtcttgaggctaaaatcttttagtcatgggaaacctactaaaatatgtattagctctctctctcctcatttaatttctatccttagttctggattggagggtttggaggataataaatgctcaataactagattttagtctctttagtacttggatccaagcatgggtgaaactagtaagttttagtcccactacttttagtcatgggactaaaacgtatccaagcatgctcTGATTCGTACTCTCTCCGTAAccaacgctcttatattttttttttATGGAGGAGTATTTGTTAATAATGTCTATCTGTTTTCGTTATATATAGGCGGCCAGCTATCACCCGTTTGTTCGCTAGCGATCGCCAGACGAATCATCCGTCCCCACAGGCCGCTTCATTCATTGGATAAAACTACTATAATTGCGCCTAAATAAATCTGGCATTTGTTCGGGCAAAATTAACCCCTAAGACAGCCATGAGACTTTACATTGCCAAAAACAGTACACGAAACATGGCCGCCGCGATGCTTATCGAGTTGCCTCCATCTTTCATCGTTCCTTCCTGTATATATTCTCTGCAGTAGACACAAAGGGAAAATGCTGTGAAGGAAAATGAAATATACAGTAGTATAGACCAGTGATGTTTTTCCTTTCTTTGATGAAGTATATACTAGTGATTGAAtcaaagaaaaaattgaaaaaaacatAGTACAATGGGAAGGTGATGTTTGGTAGGCATCCACATCCCTGTATGCTAAGAAGATGTTAAGttgatagcaattgtatatatggcGGCCGGTGACTACGAGTGAGAGCGAGAGCAAACCAGTACAGAATGACCAATGGCAAGATCTGTAAAACAGGGCATGTGCATGCCTTAATTGTTTATGCTAACAAGCATCTTCTCCGAATCTTTACAAAAAATATATGAAGGCACAATTATTGTTGTAATGCCGACGGACAGGCGTTGGATGACAACTTTATTATACACGACTATGGAAGATTACTGGACATCAGGTCTTCAAAATATCGTCCCTCTTTGCGGCCTCGAATCTATCCGACGGTAGAAGTGAAAGACACGGCGTGTTTCGGTTCGGTCTTCACGGTCAAGCTCAGCACCTCAGGCCGTGCGTAGTGTCCCACGACGTCGAAATCAAACTTGGCTCGAACAATTTCTCCAAGGTCTGCAAAACATATCACCAAGTTTCTAGTAAGAATTTATACGCTTGTGATGTCTCGGTCACAATACGGATTTATGTAGGTAACAGCTTGCAATACTGATAACTGTAGATTACTGAAAACATATGAATAGGTAAATCCATACACCGTGTCGTACTGCGTATAAGTACCCAAAGTGATATGCGTTTAGCATAGACTTGGGAGTCATCGGTTTCTTCTTACCCAGGTCAGCTGTGAGGAGGGCCTCGCCTTCATAGTTGGGACCTGCCAACACTGTCCCAGATGGCGAGATGATGGCGCTCCCTCCAGGACAAACAGCGGTTTCTGGGGATGGCTCCTCCTCATGGCCACCAAAGGTATACTCAGGCGGGGGAGGAAAGTCTTTTCTGCGGCAGAACTGGTTTGCTGTCAGAACAAAGCATCCCCCTTCAAGCGCAATGTGTGTCATGGAAGCCTGCCAACTTGGCAGCGCATCCGCGGTGGGAGCACAATATATTTGAACACCTGGATAAGCAtaggagtgcacgtcagggaaaaTATAAACTCAACTACATGTCATGGTTCGTTGTCAGCATTTATCTCTAGTTTTAGATTTCATGCTGCCATTCTTTTGTACGTTAATGCGTTGAGCCAATCTAGTAACTCTTATGTGGGATCTCAGTTTCTGCCAATAAAATTCAATAATCTTGAAACGGAGGAAGTGTTGAGGTTGGGAAACATATTACGTCGCAAGAACTCGGAATACCTTTGGCATACATCGCTGTCCTGATAAGTGGCATTCTGTTCTCCCAGCAGATGACGGCACCTATCTTTCCAAGTGGAGTATCATAAACAGGTATCGTAGATCCATCTCCAAACCCCCAGAATACTCGTTCCAGTGCGGTAGGCATGAGCTTGCGGTGTTTTCCTAGGTACTTTCCCAGAGAATCAAAGGAGAGCACTGTATTGTACAGTGTGTAGCCTGCCCTTTCAACAACCCCAATCACCAAGAAGACCTTGTATTTTCCGGCCAATGCAGCTAAGCGGCTAACCTCTGGGCCTGCATTTGTCGTGCATGCTCACATTACTTTTTCACTATGCTCTGTTGTGATGATTTGGATTCAAAAATCAAATGTACGTGAATAATGAATTACACCATCGACCAGGCACATAACAAAGAAAGTTAACAAATACAGGTAACAAGGTCAAAAGCAAAGGTTTTGTCAATTATGGAGCTCTACTTTTTTTTGGAAGAAGAGCTCTACTTCTTGAAATGCTGTAAAGCACGGAAAAGGGAACCAAATATCATGCACACTTCAGCTCAGTAATACCAGTTGTAACTTATCAGCTTGTGGTCTGAACAGCAAGTTTGAGGGGTTTTTCCATGATTGCTTTTCCATTTTTCAACAATGTAGGAAAAAGAAGCGATACATAGTCTTACATTATTTTGTGGTTTATACTTCATTTCTAGCACTAAACTGTTCAAATATATTGTCAATGTAACTGTAACACATCAAAAAATAACTGTGTGCTTCAAAATTTGTAGCTCAACATATGGATTGAATCTACAGTTCCAAAGCCGAACAAAATAGTTTAATTCTAGGTGTATTTCTATTTCTCAAAAGCAAAATGCACACTAGGAAATGATAAGCATCAAGCAAAATGATGAAGCACGGTGACTATTGTGAAAAACAATGTACAGTGAGTATATATATTGACAGTATCTTGGAATACCAGGCACATCTATGGCAGCCGCATGATACTTCCGAAAGTCTTCTTTTCCTTTGGCAGATCGACTGCCAATAGTCAGTCCAAAGGTAGACCCATGAGGGTAGCCACCAACAAAGACTTCTGGAAAAAGAACCAACTGTGAACCATATCCAGCAGCCTCCACTATCAATTTCTCTGCTTTATCTGTCGACAATGCATTTACAAAATTAGCAGCAACAAAACATTGTCCAGTCCTGTAAGGAATTCATGTAAATAAATGGAGTACAAGATATCCTACCAACATGCATTTCctatttcaaatccttgaactcTTTTGGCATAATactgtatttatttatttattttattcttcCCTCGATTTGGTGGCACAGCGTTTATTGCAGTTAAGTCATTAATGACTTTGTTAATTAAAAGACTAAGAAAAATGATATGAGGCCTCAACTCTTCAATAGATCTTGCTTAATAGGGAATAGCATAGAAATAAAAGGGAAAAAGATGCAAGAAAACAAATAGATAATCGAATTTTATCGACCCAAAGGGAATCTCTCAGTAGGAGACTGCAAGTTAGTGTTCGCTTTCTTAAAGATTGACATCACAGCTGTATGGCAAAACAAACAACTTTGGTACTAACTTCTATCCAATGCTCCTTCCGCCTAATCACAAAGTGTAGAGCAATAATTGCTTCCACACATGTATAATTGAGAAGAAAAAAACTGGCATGTCCATCTGTCCCCTTGGTATCCAAAGTGGATAGTTTATACTTTATACCACACCAGCACACAAACAACTTGTTTTCCACGCAAGAAAGACTGGGACTTAGTAAATTGCCACTAAGAAAATTACACCAACTACTATTAAAGAGAAGCTATCAATTCCGTTTTCATCTAGTCCACTGACGTTGAGGAAGCAAGGCACTTCCTTTGTATACATCCAAGACCACAATAAGAAGGgagaataatactccctccgttcctaaatatataggtctttttagagattccaatatgaactacatacggattcCAATATGAACTGCATACggatccgtatgtagttcatattgggatctctagaaagacttataatttaggaacggagggagtattacagaTCGGTGCACCATCCTTGCGATTCGAGGCATCAGTCTGATCGATTACAACAAGGCAAGTTCGTGCTGGTGAGACAAGCAAGCAAACACCTAGCGCTCAGCACCCGATCCAAACAGATACACGAGCGAGACAAATGATCGAACACCATACGAGCTACTGGCAACAAGAGGAAACAAGAGGGTCGGAGCACGCACCGAGCGTTGCAGGGGTGTCGTAGAACACGCTGCAGGCCTGCACGACAGTGGCCCGCACGGTGGTGGCACCCTGATCGGCGCCGGCGTTCATCTCCACCTCCGCAATCACCGGCCCGACGCTGGCGGGGGACAAAGCCATCGCCGCCGAACAGGAAGGGCGAGAAATCGAGCGGACTAGGAGGGGGTGCGGGCTACTTGTCGTGCTTCCTGCGTAGGTAGTCGCGGACGAACTGATCGCGGGCGAGCGTGCGTGCGCGCTGGGgctcgatgtggacgtgggagaggAGAGCGCCGTAGGCGAGGAGCCCCGCGCCGAAGGCAAAGAGTGCGACGGTGGATAGCAGCTGCCGGGGAGTGGATGGGGAGCACCAGCCCATTCGTGGCGACTGGCGACTTTTAAAGGCAGGGCCGGCCAACGAGGAAGAaattggagaggaggaggatgacgagtTGACTATTGACGAGTCGTATCCCTAGAGTTACTAGAAGAacgcctgtgcgttgcaacggggccacattaactttaagagttcaatattacgacattggcgaccttttttaccatcaaatcctcacacacacacactctcccccctccctcttcctcactctctctccctctctctctgtaacacacacacacacatagcctaTTCTCCCTGCCAATAAGACTTACTCAATTGGCAATAATGTGTGGATTTGTTGTGAGCTTGACTGAACTAATGGATAGTGTGATATATTTCCCAATTATTTAACAATGAAATTTCAGAAATGGAAAGATTATGTAACACCACAAGTCGTTAGCTACAGTGACCTccccctaatgatgccatgtcatcaggcttgctaagccaaactgccacttgataaaaatcaaagcccaattcaaatttaaaataaagtcaaataagtTATTTCGTtaaacagtaaaactaaaatgttcagcaTATTCTATAAATTCTACTGATCTTTGACATGTTGAGCCCAACATTATTTGACCCAAAAATTAAATCTTGTCAAATTAATAAGAGGTCCAATAGTAGTTAAAATAACCAATTAAATATAAACCAAATTTTATGTATTtccttttggccccaaactttttgtgccacctaaaaatattgtgctcgaattgtgtgcatagtttcacaattaacaaaATCCATTTAGTTGATATACGAATAAATAAaaaacggtgttaaaaaggagaaacggATTAGAATAGATTAAAAATCAAAAGGACGATGAAAAAGGGGATTCCCCCTACCCCggggccttgccaccgaaccggcccagtggtccagtccccgcacggtcgtcttctcctgttccccgagcccgtcgctacagagccgggctcctgcccgaccacctcgccggcatcgaaggggaatggataagggtgacgccctgcctcccctgcccccatggcctcactcctcctcgacgcccctcccagatccacttctcctcctcgctcgctcgatcccagtgatctggacgaagtcagatgccacggccaccatgaccgaccccgtccacacggccactgccctccctgctggctaggagcttgtcgaggagctccgaatgcctccgctacttcgtctgcgccaacgcgatcaagtccagcacccccagatcgacgtcgttgtcgtcatcctcaaccttcggccaccgcgacattgccgttcgatccacgccgccccgagctcccctgTCTTCCCCTAGGATGCCATTGACACCGCcgtgatctcctcttgccttttcccagtttcccctctcgtttgctctcgttgGGTATTTCACCTTGGCCGAGAACAGTCGTCTGCCACGGCCATTGCAGGGGTACCCActgagctcctcggattgaccccgtggcacatgcccgctcctatgcgcGCCCATGCCCGAGCCTTCAGCTCTTCGTTcgcgcccgcggggccactccctctctgGCTCTCCATGCCCACGCACGTGCCACACCACGCCCGTCGCGCCCGCCATTGCCATCACGCTCGCCACAGCCACCGCACCATTGTGCCCCGCGCGACGCACACCCTGGCCGCGCAtcacactctcgctggctgcgctcgccccgtctgctgccgcctatcccttcgctcgccccgctgtcgcgcccctgcctcgcgccgcctcctgTCGCGGCCATCTTTtgccggccgccccctcagccacgccggccgcatctctgccctccaccgtc
Above is a window of Triticum aestivum cultivar Chinese Spring chromosome 6B, IWGSC CS RefSeq v2.1, whole genome shotgun sequence DNA encoding:
- the LOC123137562 gene encoding bifunctional nitrilase/nitrile hydratase NIT4, producing the protein MALVPSGSGSAPVIAEVEMNGGADQSATTVRATVVQASTVFYDTPATLDKAERLIAEAAGYGSQLVVFPEAFVGGYPRGSTFGFGISISITNPKDKGKGEFQKYYAAAIDVPGPEVTLLAAMAGKYKVFLVMGVIEREGYTLYCSVLFFDPLGRYLGKHRKLMPTALERIIWGFGDGSTIPVYDTPLGKIGALICWENKMPLLRTALYGKGIEIYCAPTADSRPVWQASMTHIAMEGGCFVLSANQFCRRQDYPPPSEYAFAGLGEEPSPDTVVCPGGSVIISPSGEVLAGPNYDGEALITADLDMGEIVRAKFDFDVVGHYSRPEVLSLVVDDQPHRPVSFTSAAEKAPAAKSDDTAKP
- the LOC123137563 gene encoding bifunctional nitrilase/nitrile hydratase NIT4, which translates into the protein MALSPASVGPVIAEVEMNAGADQGATTVRATVVQACSVFYDTPATLDKAEKLIVEAAGYGSQLVLFPEVFVGGYPHGSTFGLTIGSRSAKGKEDFRKYHAAAIDVPGPEVSRLAALAGKYKVFLVIGVVERAGYTLYNTVLSFDSLGKYLGKHRKLMPTALERVFWGFGDGSTIPVYDTPLGKIGAVICWENRMPLIRTAMYAKGVQIYCAPTADALPSWQASMTHIALEGGCFVLTANQFCRRKDFPPPPEYTFGGHEEEPSPETAVCPGGSAIISPSGTVLAGPNYEGEALLTADLDLGEIVRAKFDFDVVGHYARPEVLSLTVKTEPKHAVSFTSTVG